The following are from one region of the Candidatus Dependentiae bacterium genome:
- a CDS encoding glycosyltransferase has protein sequence MKKIVIFSSYGGGGHTAVANALTGYLSNEYEIVVTNVFSQVLGSLDPIKTFSFGKGSGEDVYNYFMPLKWYGFLNFYYSLGAIFFNLRRTKVKKLLKTYIQEQKPDIIISVIPIINNSILCVAQELNIPFLLIPTDLDITTFLEGIKSPAYEKFKIALAFEDEEARARLSQAKIEEKTTHITGFVVRPDFFEPKNRSLLKREFKLEEDKPTVLLLLGAVGLQSLYSFTQELGKLSFPVNLIICTGRQVEIKNKIDALRFPNHITKVTVGFTHRISDLMAMADILITKSGSVSVCESIYTELPMILDATTKILAWEQANHRFVQRHKLGTSVMKENNLATLVTQLLKNSAIFASYQNNLALLQKKHGGNQVKNLIKSML, from the coding sequence ATGAAAAAAATTGTTATCTTTAGTTCTTATGGCGGCGGTGGCCATACTGCAGTTGCAAATGCTTTAACCGGCTATTTAAGTAATGAATATGAAATAGTCGTCACCAATGTTTTTAGCCAGGTACTTGGATCTCTTGACCCTATTAAAACATTTTCTTTTGGAAAAGGTTCAGGGGAAGATGTATACAACTACTTCATGCCACTCAAATGGTATGGCTTTCTTAATTTTTACTACTCCCTTGGCGCAATTTTCTTTAATTTGCGCCGCACAAAAGTTAAAAAATTATTAAAAACCTACATTCAAGAGCAAAAACCGGACATTATTATCTCGGTGATTCCCATAATCAATAACAGTATTTTATGTGTTGCCCAAGAACTCAACATTCCTTTTTTACTTATACCTACTGACTTAGATATTACCACTTTCCTTGAAGGCATCAAAAGCCCAGCCTACGAAAAATTTAAAATAGCTCTAGCTTTTGAAGACGAAGAAGCCCGTGCAAGACTTTCCCAAGCAAAAATAGAAGAAAAAACAACACACATTACTGGATTTGTAGTCCGTCCCGATTTTTTTGAGCCCAAAAATCGCTCATTACTCAAAAGGGAATTTAAATTAGAAGAAGATAAGCCCACTGTGCTGCTCTTGCTTGGCGCTGTAGGATTACAATCCTTATATTCATTTACACAAGAACTGGGAAAGCTTTCTTTTCCCGTTAACCTCATAATCTGCACCGGTAGGCAAGTTGAAATTAAAAATAAAATTGATGCTTTGCGGTTCCCTAACCATATCACTAAAGTCACTGTAGGTTTTACCCACCGCATCTCTGATTTAATGGCAATGGCAGACATTCTTATTACTAAATCTGGATCCGTTAGTGTCTGCGAATCAATATATACTGAGCTACCAATGATTCTGGATGCTACCACAAAAATACTAGCCTGGGAACAAGCAAATCATCGCTTTGTACAACGTCACAAACTTGGTACTTCGGTAATGAAAGAAAACAACTTAGCAACTCTTGTCACCCAACTATTAAAAAATTCTGCCATCTTTGCATCGTACCAAAACAATCTCGCCTTGTTGCAAAAAAAGCATGGCGGCAACCAAGTAAAAAATCTTATTAAATCAATGCTCTAG
- a CDS encoding glycosyltransferase translates to MKKIIIFTSTGGGGHTAVSNALKKYLDDTYTIEINDVFNDVLGPLDLTNYLTGGRLTYVGIYNYYTAKKWYRFLNFMFKPAAWFFNTIARTKIHTLLKNYFTQTKPDLIISVAPLVNSFILDVAQQKNIPFLLVPTDLDLDTFIINIKKPTYKKFKIALPFDDAQEKNELAQAKIPSSMYDITGFVVGPEFFEPKDKDAIKNQYKITKDKPVILVILGSLGSQALYEFAQQLAQLSFPAHLILCLGKEALSKEAVQSITFPKYITVSMIAFTDRVSDLMAIADLLITKSGSVSVNEAIYMNLPMILDATSSILTWEAYNHDFIKKHGFGTNITDFTQLTQLVTYILMPPATQLGLYKNNLVIFEKKHGGDEIKKLIKAII, encoded by the coding sequence ATGAAAAAAATAATAATTTTTACTTCTACTGGTGGAGGCGGCCACACTGCCGTTTCAAATGCTTTAAAAAAGTACCTAGATGATACATATACCATAGAAATCAACGATGTGTTTAACGATGTTCTAGGGCCACTTGATCTTACCAACTATCTTACTGGTGGAAGATTAACCTATGTGGGTATCTATAATTATTACACCGCCAAAAAATGGTATCGCTTCCTTAACTTTATGTTTAAGCCTGCTGCTTGGTTCTTTAACACCATTGCGCGAACTAAAATACACACGCTCCTCAAAAACTACTTTACGCAAACAAAGCCCGATCTTATTATTTCCGTTGCGCCACTGGTTAACAGCTTTATTCTTGATGTTGCACAACAAAAAAACATTCCTTTTCTTCTGGTTCCCACGGATCTTGATCTCGACACCTTTATCATCAACATAAAAAAACCAACCTATAAAAAATTTAAGATTGCTTTGCCTTTTGATGATGCACAAGAAAAGAACGAGCTTGCTCAAGCAAAAATTCCGTCTTCCATGTATGACATTACAGGATTTGTAGTAGGGCCAGAATTTTTTGAACCAAAAGATAAAGATGCTATCAAAAATCAGTATAAAATCACAAAAGACAAACCTGTCATTCTTGTAATATTGGGATCTCTTGGCTCGCAAGCACTTTATGAATTTGCGCAACAACTCGCACAACTTTCATTTCCTGCTCATCTTATTCTGTGTTTGGGCAAAGAAGCGCTTTCAAAAGAAGCTGTTCAATCTATCACGTTTCCCAAGTATATAACGGTATCGATGATAGCATTTACCGATCGAGTCTCAGATCTCATGGCAATAGCCGATCTTCTTATTACAAAATCTGGATCAGTAAGTGTGAATGAAGCAATCTATATGAATCTACCAATGATATTAGATGCAACATCATCCATTCTCACCTGGGAAGCATATAATCATGATTTTATAAAAAAACATGGGTTTGGCACCAATATCACCGATTTTACTCAATTGACACAACTGGTAACTTATATACTTATGCCTCCTGCAACTCAACTAGGTTTATATAAAAATAATCTCGTTATCTTTGAAAAAAAACATGGTGGCGATGAAATCAAAAAACTCATTAAAGCTATAATTTAA
- a CDS encoding GNAT family N-acetyltransferase: MEHILKTITLAPDTNLVISRPSVDDAAAIIEFLNMVGGETDFLTFGLNGFPLSLAEEQQTIVESLEFNICLMLVGRVNGEIASQLFLQRSKDVPLTSIGDIGISVSKKYWGLSIGRHMIMTAIEWAKTNNLTKLQLQVSSNNERAIGLYKKLGFIIENTVTQDIMKINDTPCDDYIMGLEL, encoded by the coding sequence ATGGAGCATATATTAAAAACAATCACTCTCGCTCCCGACACCAATCTCGTTATTTCTAGACCGAGCGTTGACGACGCCGCTGCCATTATTGAATTTCTCAATATGGTGGGTGGGGAAACAGATTTTTTAACCTTTGGACTCAATGGTTTTCCACTTTCTCTGGCAGAAGAACAACAAACGATTGTAGAAAGTTTGGAATTTAATATTTGCTTGATGCTTGTTGGTAGGGTCAATGGTGAAATTGCCTCGCAGTTGTTTCTGCAACGCTCCAAAGATGTTCCTTTGACTTCGATTGGCGATATTGGGATTTCAGTCAGTAAAAAATACTGGGGCTTATCTATAGGGCGCCATATGATAATGACGGCCATAGAATGGGCAAAAACTAACAATCTCACAAAATTGCAGCTTCAAGTAAGTTCAAATAATGAGCGAGCAATTGGCTTATATAAAAAATTAGGCTTCATTATTGAAAACACCGTCACACAAGATATCATGAAAATTAATGACACTCCATGCGACGACTACATTATGGGCTTAGAATTGTAA
- a CDS encoding OmpA family protein, translating to MKNTGSLFLVILLLSVSGCQKNKSKAKNKSQVSSSIDIPTADGSISSFFDEELGEFALVDGIATKIDASTPKAGDFTWEDAEQKQFKVVYFDFDRYNIKDDQKNSVAHNVNEIKKSMEESEKRGVDPLVYIDGHADHSAGSATYNLALSEKRAAVLRDALVVKGIPKENIKIIGRGKEVPAMLNGKPVTGDRKEQWPNRRDEVRVMVG from the coding sequence ATGAAGAACACAGGGTCATTATTTCTAGTAATTTTATTACTAAGCGTGTCTGGTTGCCAAAAGAATAAGTCAAAAGCAAAAAACAAATCTCAAGTATCATCAAGCATTGATATACCAACAGCAGATGGTAGCATCAGCAGCTTTTTTGATGAAGAGTTGGGCGAATTTGCTTTAGTTGATGGCATTGCAACAAAAATTGATGCTTCAACCCCTAAAGCTGGTGATTTCACTTGGGAAGATGCAGAACAAAAACAATTCAAGGTAGTATACTTTGACTTTGATCGTTACAACATTAAAGATGATCAAAAAAATAGCGTTGCTCACAACGTTAATGAAATTAAGAAATCAATGGAAGAGTCAGAAAAACGTGGCGTAGATCCATTAGTTTACATTGATGGCCACGCTGACCATTCAGCTGGTTCAGCTACCTATAACCTTGCGCTATCAGAAAAACGTGCTGCGGTTCTTCGTGATGCATTGGTAGTAAAAGGTATTCCAAAAGAAAACATTAAGATTATTGGTCGCGGAAAAGAAGTTCCAGCGATGCTTAATGGCAAACCAGTTACTGGTGACAGAAAAGAACAATGGCCAAACAGACGTGATGAAGTTCGCGTAATGGTTGGTTAA
- a CDS encoding Rne/Rng family ribonuclease, translating into MKKILINNNPWQTRIAITKDEALQNIYFSAHATENLERIFFKGIITKVLPGIQTAFVEIGQDRAGFLHISEIDRELAIEKISKHIQMDDGERVERPSSRQPLDISKILREGDPILVQVSKEPVYEKGAKLTTCFTLPGRFAVLMPNIPRIGVSKKIEDREERNRLKDIVKNHLPDTMGAIIRTTSENRNATEIGKDLDFLIQTWNDIQKKFETAEPKEKLHEDLDLTLQVVRDNLDDDVEFVIADTKLDQNAIYKFVKNIAPEYSHKVKIYDGAMPLFEHFNIEKQIEAVLNKKVELKSGGSLIIESTEAMTVVDVNTGKFVGKSNMEETIFKTNLEAAEEVVRQLRLRNIGGLIVIDFIDMAISGNRQKLFKFFEKNLKEQDKFQSVVLKVSEFGLVQMTRKRSGKTLVQELTHDCPTCKGSGFIKSLQTECYWILRKVKEFLQAQKPQEITLTVNSDMFTYISNTEYNAILYLEKNFTCKIAIQDDKKLALSQYKIEKK; encoded by the coding sequence ATGAAAAAAATATTAATTAATAATAACCCCTGGCAAACGCGTATAGCAATAACCAAGGATGAAGCGCTACAAAACATTTACTTTTCAGCGCATGCAACTGAGAACCTTGAGCGCATATTTTTCAAGGGCATTATTACCAAAGTACTGCCAGGAATTCAAACCGCTTTTGTAGAAATTGGCCAAGATCGCGCAGGATTTCTCCATATTTCAGAGATTGATCGCGAACTAGCAATAGAAAAGATCAGTAAACACATTCAAATGGATGATGGCGAAAGAGTAGAGCGCCCATCAAGCAGGCAACCGCTTGATATCAGCAAAATTTTACGTGAAGGCGACCCTATCCTAGTCCAAGTCAGCAAAGAACCGGTCTATGAAAAAGGAGCAAAGTTAACCACCTGCTTTACCCTTCCAGGACGTTTTGCTGTATTGATGCCTAATATTCCACGCATCGGTGTTTCTAAAAAGATTGAAGACCGCGAAGAACGCAACAGACTCAAAGACATCGTCAAAAATCATTTGCCTGACACCATGGGTGCGATTATTCGTACCACATCAGAAAATCGCAACGCAACAGAAATTGGTAAAGATCTTGACTTCTTGATCCAGACATGGAACGACATTCAAAAGAAATTCGAGACCGCTGAACCTAAAGAAAAATTGCACGAAGACCTTGATCTTACCCTGCAAGTGGTCCGTGATAACCTCGACGATGATGTTGAATTTGTTATTGCCGACACCAAACTAGACCAAAATGCCATCTATAAATTTGTAAAAAACATAGCACCTGAATACTCCCATAAAGTAAAAATTTATGATGGCGCTATGCCTTTATTTGAGCATTTTAATATCGAAAAACAAATTGAAGCAGTACTCAATAAAAAAGTAGAACTGAAATCTGGCGGCTCACTCATTATTGAATCAACAGAAGCTATGACCGTTGTTGACGTTAACACCGGCAAGTTTGTTGGCAAAAGCAACATGGAAGAAACCATATTTAAAACCAACCTTGAGGCTGCTGAAGAAGTTGTACGCCAACTTCGCTTGCGCAACATTGGTGGTTTGATTGTTATTGATTTTATCGACATGGCGATATCGGGCAACCGACAAAAGCTGTTCAAGTTTTTTGAGAAGAACCTTAAAGAACAAGATAAATTCCAATCAGTTGTACTCAAAGTTTCTGAGTTTGGCCTTGTGCAAATGACGCGTAAGCGCTCAGGAAAAACATTGGTACAAGAGTTGACTCATGATTGTCCTACCTGCAAAGGTTCTGGATTTATTAAGTCGCTGCAAACTGAATGCTATTGGATCCTCAGAAAGGTTAAAGAATTCCTTCAAGCTCAAAAGCCGCAAGAGATTACGTTGACCGTAAATTCTGATATGTTTACCTATATCAGCAATACTGAATACAATGCAATTCTGTATCTTGAAAAAAACTTTACCTGCAAAATTGCAATCCAGGATGACAAGAAACTTGCACTTTCTCAGTACAAAATCGAAAAAAAATGA
- the gatB gene encoding Asp-tRNA(Asn)/Glu-tRNA(Gln) amidotransferase subunit GatB, producing MAKTASVLDRYPEYEVNIGMEVHTQLTTKTKIFCTCANEVVKDPNTNICQICAGHPGVLPVLNKQVLDYAILAGLATNSTIASVCQFARKHYFYPDLPKGYQTTQSDQPICSEGYITIRLEDGTDKKIRVTRIHMEEDAGKNIHASSSESFVDLNRAGTPLLETVSYPDLSSAQEVKSYLKAWRSTVLYLDICSGNMEDGAFRADTNISVRKKGAAQLGTKVELKNINSFKFIGDAIEHEIERQIELLENGGRVRQETRLWDSKAKETVLMRSKEEAADYRYFQDPDLPLIAIDSAWIDRMKQTMPELPAQKFERLVKDRGLTTYEADIIVDDLALANYYEKAAEKSSSKQIVHWILRDVIGYLNEYKLTLNEFKVTPEKLAEIIELVEQGKINNTAAKEVFALVAQTGANPSHIVKEKGLEQIGSSEELEKIVKEIIDTNPQVVTDYKSGKERLFGFFVGQAMAKTQGKGNPKILQELIKKYLQ from the coding sequence GTGGCAAAAACCGCATCTGTTCTCGACCGTTATCCAGAGTACGAAGTTAATATCGGCATGGAAGTCCATACCCAATTAACCACCAAAACTAAAATATTTTGTACATGCGCCAATGAAGTGGTCAAAGACCCAAACACTAATATTTGCCAAATCTGCGCTGGACATCCTGGTGTGTTGCCCGTACTCAATAAACAAGTTCTTGATTATGCGATTCTCGCCGGACTCGCAACAAACAGTACCATCGCAAGCGTATGCCAATTTGCCCGTAAACATTACTTTTATCCTGACTTGCCTAAAGGGTACCAAACCACACAAAGCGACCAGCCTATTTGCTCTGAAGGATATATTACTATTCGTTTGGAAGATGGCACCGATAAAAAAATACGGGTGACGCGCATTCACATGGAAGAAGATGCGGGTAAAAACATTCACGCTTCAAGCAGCGAAAGCTTTGTCGATTTAAACCGAGCTGGCACGCCACTTTTGGAAACAGTAAGTTATCCTGACCTTTCTAGCGCACAAGAAGTTAAATCATACTTAAAAGCATGGCGCTCAACAGTACTTTATTTAGACATCTGTTCTGGCAATATGGAAGATGGCGCATTTAGAGCCGACACCAATATTTCCGTGCGCAAAAAAGGCGCGGCACAACTAGGCACTAAGGTTGAACTTAAGAATATTAACTCGTTCAAATTTATTGGCGATGCTATTGAGCATGAAATCGAACGTCAAATTGAATTGCTAGAAAATGGTGGACGCGTTCGCCAAGAAACCAGATTATGGGACAGCAAAGCAAAAGAAACCGTTCTTATGCGTAGCAAAGAAGAAGCCGCTGACTATCGCTACTTCCAAGATCCTGATTTGCCATTAATTGCTATCGATTCAGCATGGATTGACCGCATGAAGCAAACCATGCCAGAACTCCCTGCTCAAAAATTTGAACGCCTAGTCAAAGATAGAGGCCTTACAACCTACGAAGCTGACATTATCGTTGACGATTTAGCTCTCGCTAATTATTACGAAAAAGCAGCAGAAAAATCTTCCAGCAAGCAAATTGTGCACTGGATTTTGCGTGACGTTATTGGCTACCTCAATGAGTACAAACTTACCTTGAATGAATTTAAAGTCACTCCTGAAAAGTTGGCTGAAATCATTGAACTTGTTGAGCAAGGTAAAATCAACAACACTGCTGCTAAAGAAGTATTCGCTCTTGTTGCCCAAACAGGTGCCAATCCAAGCCACATAGTCAAAGAAAAAGGCCTGGAACAAATCGGTTCATCTGAAGAGTTAGAAAAAATCGTTAAAGAAATTATCGATACTAATCCTCAGGTTGTTACTGATTATAAATCAGGCAAAGAAAGACTTTTTGGATTCTTTGTTGGGCAAGCCATGGCAAAAACACAAGGCAAGGGTAACCCTAAAATCCTACAAGAGTTGATCAAAAAATACTTGCAATAA
- a CDS encoding YbhB/YbcL family Raf kinase inhibitor-like protein, with the protein MKWYYGFLLVYFCLNQSLVGGTMKLTSADFKHSEQIPTRFTCEGENISPNLFWTGAPSKMETFVVIVEDPDAPSAKNPNKDAWVHWVAFNIPHTVHRLDVGAAIHALGGKEGINDSKNKKYDGPCPPAGSGPHRYFFRLYALNVTLSLHAGATKQEVVDAMKHHIIAQGELIGTYEIK; encoded by the coding sequence ATGAAATGGTATTATGGATTTTTGTTGGTATATTTTTGTCTCAACCAATCATTAGTAGGTGGAACAATGAAATTAACAAGTGCTGACTTTAAGCATAGTGAACAAATTCCTACACGCTTTACCTGCGAAGGCGAAAATATTTCGCCCAATCTATTTTGGACAGGCGCTCCATCAAAAATGGAGACGTTCGTAGTCATCGTAGAAGATCCAGATGCCCCAAGTGCAAAGAACCCAAATAAAGATGCATGGGTTCATTGGGTTGCATTTAATATTCCTCACACGGTACACAGACTTGATGTTGGCGCTGCTATTCACGCACTCGGCGGCAAAGAAGGCATCAATGACTCAAAAAATAAAAAATATGATGGCCCTTGTCCACCAGCCGGCTCGGGGCCTCACCGCTACTTTTTCAGACTCTATGCGCTGAATGTGACACTCTCCCTTCATGCCGGTGCAACAAAGCAAGAAGTTGTGGACGCGATGAAGCATCATATAATCGCCCAAGGGGAACTTATTGGCACCTACGAAATAAAATAG